Proteins encoded together in one Telopea speciosissima isolate NSW1024214 ecotype Mountain lineage chromosome 6, Tspe_v1, whole genome shotgun sequence window:
- the LOC122663782 gene encoding arabinosyltransferase XEG113-like — MAWNPFHDISNSKPLFLTIYATVLIGIICSSVYVFSALYGGKTIDPTTLFSPGYSTTQHSTQVDHAPNSELTKRGEAPSLSASKPQRMKPLWELPPPGSKMPPLKTFRLTKELVSDRVKDNVIIVTFGNYAFMDFILNWVKHLTDLGLHNLLVGAMDTKLLEALYWKGVPVFDMESHMSTVDVGWGSPTFHKMGREKVILIDVMLPFGYELLMCDTDMVWLKNPLPYLARYPEADILTSTDQVIPTVVDDRLENWQEGEDCIKGFDDCSCLFHTLRFLVHFFSSQSSVLYKSSVGF, encoded by the exons ATGGCTTGGAATCCGTTCCATGACATCAGTAACTCGAAGCCATTGTTCTTGACGATCTACGCGACTGTTCTAATCGGTATCATCTGCTCCTCAGTCTATGTATTCTCTGCTCTTTACGGCGGGAAAACTATCGATCCGACCACCTTGTTTTCTCCCGGTTACTCGACCACTCAAC ATTCTACTCAAGTGGATCATGCTCCAAATTCTGAACTTACGAAAAGGGGTGAAGCACCATCATTATCTGCATCAAAGCCTCAAAGGATGAAGCCTCTATGGGAGCTACCACCTCCTGGCTCAAAAATGCCCCCTCTGAAGACCTTTCGACTGACAAAAGAGCTCGTGAGTGACAGGGTGAAAGACAATGTTATCATTGTAACCTTTGGGAACTATGCTTTCATGGATTTTATCCTGAATTGGGTTAAACACTTGACTGATCTCGGCCTTCATAATCTTCTTGTCG GTGCAATGGACACAAAATTGTTGGAGGCTTTGTACTGGAAAGGTGTTCCTGTATTTGATATGGAAAGCCACATGAGCACCGTAGATGTTGGTTGGGGCTCACCAACATTTCACAAAATGGGGAGAGAAAAAGTTATCTTGATAGATGTTATGCTGCCGTTTGGGTATGAGCTACTGATGTGTGATACAGATATGGTTTGGTTAAAG AATCCACTTCCATATCTTGCTCGTTATCCTGAAGCAGATATCTTAACTTCAACTGATCAAGTGATACCGACAGTTGTTGATGACAGGTTGGAAAACTGGCAAGAAGGTGAAGATTGTATTAAAGGCTTTGATGATTGTTCATGTTTATTTCATACTTTACGGTTCTTAGTACACTTCTTCAGTTCTCAAAGTTCGGTGCTTTATAAATCTTCTGTGGGATTTTGA